Proteins encoded by one window of Vampirovibrionales bacterium:
- a CDS encoding DUF1934 domain-containing protein, translating to MSELKKLKKTVMVDICFTQSMNGYDPVEIEEEAQGSLYQVDDDTFILAFDTFLSSKKITTTVKVAHGNLSIVKIGDVHSRQTFCADEWYASQFFYGGGSLVCRNFTKKLDYALTADGGIIEALYELWSGETHLGYYNLEFFIR from the coding sequence GTGAGTGAACTGAAGAAGCTCAAAAAGACGGTGATGGTCGATATCTGCTTTACGCAGTCGATGAACGGCTATGACCCCGTTGAAATTGAGGAAGAAGCCCAGGGTTCGTTGTATCAGGTCGATGACGACACGTTTATTCTGGCCTTTGACACGTTTCTGTCGAGCAAGAAAATCACGACGACCGTCAAGGTCGCCCACGGCAACCTCTCCATCGTGAAAATCGGCGACGTACACAGTCGTCAGACCTTTTGCGCCGATGAATGGTACGCCAGTCAATTCTTTTACGGCGGCGGCTCGCTGGTTTGCCGGAATTTCACCAAAAAGCTGGACTACGCCCTGACCGCAGACGGCGGCATTATTGAAGCGCTTTACGAGTTATGGTCCGGTGAAACGCATCTGGGCTACTATAATTTAGAGTTTTTCATCCGTTAG
- a CDS encoding putative DNA modification/repair radical SAM protein, giving the protein MNSDDLAKKLAILADAAKYDASCSSGGAGKRSAGKGEGKGLGSLTGGTGICHSFTPDGRCVSLLKILMTNYCIYDCHYCINRASSNVARARFSEQEIIDLTMNFYRRNYIEGLFLSSGIIQTPDYTMEAIVRIAKSLRQDHHFKGYIHLKTIPNASPALQEEAGWYADRLSINVELPTSQSLALYAPQKNLNVITGTMTRLDDRISEARAAKKPARYIRGGQSTQMIIGADATSDKGILSASVDLYSRFKLRRVYYSAFSPIPGGGSALPAKPAPLLREHRLYQADWLLRFYEFQLDDILMGADGDMLDLNLDPKLAWALRNRQMFPVDLNRADKSLLLRVPGLGARSVQKILSIRRYHALRWTDLIKLRLPTQKIRPFVSVLDYSPPVRLLEKDALETIIQPARQLNLFENAS; this is encoded by the coding sequence ATGAACAGCGACGATCTGGCGAAAAAGCTGGCGATTCTGGCCGATGCGGCCAAATACGATGCGTCCTGCTCTTCCGGCGGAGCGGGCAAACGCTCGGCGGGCAAAGGCGAGGGCAAAGGGCTGGGCTCGCTCACGGGCGGAACCGGCATTTGCCATAGCTTTACGCCAGACGGGCGCTGCGTTTCGCTGCTTAAGATCCTGATGACCAATTACTGCATCTACGATTGCCATTACTGCATTAACCGGGCTTCCAGCAACGTGGCGCGCGCGCGCTTTTCTGAGCAGGAAATCATTGATTTGACGATGAATTTCTATCGTCGCAACTATATTGAAGGGCTCTTCCTGAGTTCCGGCATTATTCAGACGCCGGATTACACCATGGAAGCCATTGTCCGCATCGCCAAATCGCTGCGCCAGGATCATCATTTCAAGGGCTATATTCATCTTAAAACCATCCCGAACGCTTCGCCCGCCCTGCAAGAGGAAGCCGGATGGTACGCGGATCGGCTCAGCATCAATGTGGAACTACCCACCTCGCAATCGCTCGCCCTGTACGCGCCGCAAAAAAACCTGAACGTCATTACCGGCACGATGACGCGACTGGACGACAGGATTTCCGAGGCGCGCGCCGCGAAAAAGCCTGCGCGCTATATTCGCGGCGGCCAAAGCACCCAGATGATCATCGGTGCGGACGCCACCAGCGATAAAGGCATCCTCAGCGCCAGCGTGGACTTGTACAGTCGTTTCAAGCTGCGGCGGGTGTATTACTCAGCGTTCAGCCCGATTCCCGGCGGGGGGTCGGCGCTGCCCGCCAAACCTGCGCCGCTGCTGCGCGAACACCGGCTGTATCAGGCCGATTGGCTCCTGCGGTTTTATGAATTTCAGCTGGACGATATTCTGATGGGCGCCGATGGCGACATGCTGGACCTGAACCTCGATCCCAAGCTGGCATGGGCCCTGCGCAATCGCCAGATGTTTCCTGTCGATCTGAATCGGGCGGACAAATCCCTTTTACTGCGCGTGCCGGGCCTGGGCGCGCGATCGGTTCAGAAAATCCTCTCAATTCGGCGCTATCATGCTTTGCGGTGGACGGATCTGATTAAGCTGCGACTTCCCACGCAAAAAATCAGGCCGTTTGTCAGCGTGCTGGACTACTCGCCGCCGGTGCGCCTGCTGGAGAAAGACGCGCTGGAAACGATTATTCAGCCCGCGCGACAGTTGAATCTATTTGAAAATGCGTCGTGA
- a CDS encoding TIGR03915 family putative DNA repair protein, whose amino-acid sequence MQTLSIREKPGFTEWRDLARDLLQREIPPEQTLWECGAQGALALGSTPCAETREKAISSFRVSRTFLELCELASRHQDDQRYALLYRLLWRLHHEDRRLLARATDDDVMTLARLVKAVRRDAYKIKAFVRFREVKNPHGEPCYVCWYQPEHYTLELALPFFTTRFRNMRWSLMTPYRAAHWDGEALTLEDNPDPSRYPAFDEVERYWLQYYASIFNPARLKVKAMSGQMPQKYWKNLPEAALIPELIRRANPTQSSVNPLRPARNTAPQRESETPPERADPQSIRPSGLRAAKSDAP is encoded by the coding sequence ATGCAGACGCTGTCGATTCGCGAAAAACCGGGCTTCACCGAATGGCGCGATCTGGCGCGCGACTTGCTGCAACGGGAGATTCCGCCCGAGCAGACGCTTTGGGAATGTGGCGCGCAAGGGGCGCTGGCGCTGGGATCGACACCCTGCGCCGAAACGCGGGAAAAGGCTATCAGCAGTTTTCGGGTTTCCCGCACGTTTCTGGAACTCTGCGAACTGGCCAGCCGCCATCAGGATGATCAGCGCTATGCCTTGCTGTATCGCCTTTTATGGCGTCTTCATCACGAAGATCGCCGTCTGTTGGCGCGCGCCACCGATGACGACGTGATGACGCTGGCGCGTCTGGTGAAGGCCGTGCGGCGCGATGCCTATAAAATCAAGGCCTTTGTACGTTTTCGCGAAGTGAAGAACCCGCACGGCGAGCCATGTTACGTCTGCTGGTACCAGCCCGAGCATTACACGCTTGAACTGGCGCTGCCGTTTTTTACGACGCGTTTTCGCAACATGCGCTGGAGTCTGATGACGCCCTATCGCGCGGCGCATTGGGACGGCGAGGCGCTGACGCTGGAAGATAACCCGGATCCCAGCCGATACCCGGCCTTCGACGAGGTGGAAAGATACTGGTTGCAGTACTACGCCAGCATCTTCAACCCGGCGCGACTCAAGGTAAAAGCCATGAGCGGCCAAATGCCCCAAAAATACTGGAAAAATCTGCCCGAAGCCGCGCTCATCCCCGAGCTGATTCGCCGGGCCAACCCGACGCAAAGCAGCGTGAATCCGCTCAGACCCGCTCGAAACACGGCGCCCCAGCGCGAAAGCGAAACGCCGCCTGAACGGGCCGACCCTCAGAGCATAAGGCCGTCAGGGCTGAGGGCGGCAAAGAGCGATGCGCCTTAA
- the dut gene encoding dUTP diphosphatase, producing MSAVADPAQIERAQDVQNVAIARLPHAPADLPAYATRGSAGMDVRAALDAPMTLGPLERALLPTGFTMMIPEGYECQVRPRSGLSIKRGVTLVNCVGTIDSDYRDEVKIAVINLSNEAVTIEPGERVAQLVLAPVTRAIWVEVSPEVVEVSKASLDRAGGFGSTGVR from the coding sequence ATGAGCGCTGTTGCTGACCCGGCCCAGATCGAGCGGGCGCAAGACGTTCAAAACGTCGCCATTGCCCGTCTACCGCACGCCCCTGCGGATTTACCCGCGTATGCGACGCGCGGCTCTGCCGGCATGGACGTCCGCGCCGCTCTGGACGCCCCGATGACTCTGGGGCCGCTGGAGCGCGCCTTGCTGCCGACGGGTTTCACGATGATGATCCCTGAGGGGTACGAGTGTCAGGTGCGCCCGCGCAGCGGTCTGTCGATTAAGCGCGGCGTGACGCTGGTCAATTGCGTCGGCACCATTGACAGCGATTATCGCGATGAAGTGAAAATCGCCGTTATTAACCTCTCCAATGAGGCCGTGACGATTGAACCCGGCGAACGCGTGGCGCAACTGGTTCTGGCGCCGGTGACGCGCGCGATTTGGGTCGAAGTGTCGCCGGAAGTTGTCGAGGTCAGCAAAGCGTCTCTGGATCGCGCCGGCGGTTTCGGCTCAACAGGCGTTCGTTAA
- a CDS encoding triose-phosphate isomerase gives MTSAARRYLIAGNWKMYKTLDEARDFTRQLYNQAKAADSALADIVLCPPATALERVAHTVRELQAPFAVGAQTMESREQGAYTGEISPGMAVDCGATYVIIGHSERREYYNETDATVNAKIKAALAHDLTPIICVGESLAQREDGVTDDWVAQQVNAAIEGLDAAVFPKLTFAYEPIWAIGTGKTCEAAEANRVCALIRRTLAQRGAAQLTRILYGGSVKPDNSRELLSQSDIDGALVGGASLDPEGFTRIINDALALVAQPAPVS, from the coding sequence ATGACTTCCGCCGCCCGCCGTTACCTGATTGCCGGCAACTGGAAAATGTACAAGACGCTGGATGAAGCCCGCGACTTTACGCGCCAGCTTTATAATCAGGCCAAGGCCGCCGATTCGGCGCTGGCCGATATCGTCTTATGTCCGCCTGCGACGGCGTTGGAGCGTGTCGCCCATACCGTGCGCGAACTGCAAGCGCCGTTTGCCGTGGGCGCGCAGACCATGGAAAGCCGCGAACAGGGCGCCTATACCGGCGAGATTTCGCCCGGCATGGCCGTCGACTGTGGCGCTACTTACGTGATTATCGGTCACAGCGAACGCCGCGAGTATTACAATGAGACCGATGCCACGGTTAACGCGAAAATCAAGGCCGCGCTGGCCCATGACTTAACGCCCATCATCTGCGTCGGCGAAAGTCTGGCGCAACGCGAAGACGGCGTGACGGATGACTGGGTCGCCCAACAGGTGAACGCCGCTATCGAGGGGCTGGATGCGGCGGTTTTCCCGAAGCTGACCTTCGCCTATGAGCCGATTTGGGCCATTGGCACGGGTAAAACCTGCGAGGCCGCCGAAGCCAATCGCGTGTGCGCCCTCATTCGCCGGACGCTGGCGCAACGCGGCGCCGCACAACTGACGCGCATCCTGTACGGCGGCAGCGTCAAGCCGGACAACAGCCGCGAGCTGCTGTCGCAGAGCGACATCGATGGCGCGCTGGTCGGCGGCGCCAGCCTCGACCCCGAAGGCTTTACGCGCATTATCAACGACGCGCTGGCGCTGGTGGCCCAGCCCGCCCCCGTTTCGTAA
- the gap gene encoding type I glyceraldehyde-3-phosphate dehydrogenase, with protein sequence MSNPQNNKKVGINGFGRIGRLTLRAAVENQSVGWENNVVAINDLTTPQELAHLFKYDSTMGIFKGEVDHTDDAIIINGHAIKVCAERDPGNLPWKALGVDLVIESTGLFTDADKARKHIEAGAQKVIISAPAKGEDITMVIGINTSMYDPSKHHIISNASCTTNCLAPVAKVLQEQFGIVSGLMNTIHSYTGDQRLLDAPHKDLRRARAAALNIVPTSTGAAKAISLVLPQLKGKLDGFAVRVPTPVVSMVDLTCLLEKPASVDAINQAMKMAADGDLKNVLQYSDEPLVSTDFIGNAHSSIFDPDLTKMIGDRMVKVLSWYDNEWGYSNRLAELTQFVADRLPVNAQ encoded by the coding sequence ATGAGCAACCCGCAGAACAACAAAAAAGTCGGCATCAACGGATTTGGCCGCATTGGCCGCCTGACGCTGCGCGCCGCCGTCGAAAACCAGTCGGTCGGCTGGGAAAATAACGTGGTCGCTATTAACGACCTGACGACCCCTCAAGAACTCGCCCATTTGTTTAAATACGACTCCACCATGGGCATCTTCAAGGGCGAGGTCGATCATACCGACGACGCGATTATTATTAACGGGCACGCCATCAAGGTTTGCGCTGAGCGCGATCCCGGCAACCTGCCCTGGAAAGCCCTTGGCGTGGATCTCGTCATCGAATCCACCGGTCTGTTTACCGACGCCGACAAGGCGCGCAAGCACATCGAAGCGGGCGCCCAGAAGGTCATCATCTCCGCCCCGGCCAAAGGTGAAGACATCACGATGGTGATCGGCATCAACACGTCGATGTACGACCCCTCCAAGCACCACATCATCAGCAACGCGAGCTGCACGACCAACTGTCTGGCGCCGGTCGCCAAGGTGCTGCAAGAGCAATTCGGCATCGTCAGCGGCCTGATGAACACTATCCACAGCTACACCGGCGATCAGCGCCTGCTGGACGCTCCCCACAAAGACCTGCGTCGCGCCCGCGCCGCTGCGTTGAATATTGTCCCGACTTCGACGGGCGCCGCCAAAGCGATTTCGCTGGTGTTGCCGCAGCTCAAAGGCAAGCTCGACGGGTTCGCCGTCCGCGTGCCCACGCCGGTGGTGAGCATGGTTGACTTAACCTGCCTGCTGGAAAAACCCGCCTCTGTCGACGCCATCAACCAGGCCATGAAAATGGCCGCTGACGGCGACCTGAAAAACGTGCTGCAATACAGCGACGAGCCGCTGGTCAGCACCGACTTCATCGGCAATGCGCACAGCAGCATTTTCGACCCGGATCTCACCAAAATGATTGGCGATCGCATGGTCAAAGTGCTGAGCTGGTACGATAACGAATGGGGCTACAGCAACCGTCTGGCCGAACTGACCCAGTTCGTCGCCGACCGGCTGCCGGTTAACGCCCAGTAG
- a CDS encoding tetratricopeptide repeat protein: protein MSAIATPSRCAKRLALTGALLGLALISTSALGAEKQASSLLNQAAADFSQGKYSSAARHYRAALNENKTDPTVYLGLAMALKSDGRLPEAKGVLEQLIQLYPQYAPAHYNLGETLEAQGNLDAAKASYRRYLELSGGELPPSPEIRIKFRRLGLI from the coding sequence ATGTCCGCCATTGCGACTCCCTCCCGCTGCGCTAAACGCCTTGCGCTTACAGGCGCGTTGCTCGGCCTTGCCCTGATATCGACAAGCGCTCTGGGCGCAGAGAAACAGGCGTCGAGCCTGCTGAATCAGGCGGCTGCCGATTTCAGCCAGGGGAAGTATTCGTCGGCGGCGCGTCATTATCGCGCGGCGCTCAATGAGAATAAGACCGATCCGACGGTCTATCTGGGTCTGGCAATGGCGCTGAAGTCCGATGGACGACTCCCCGAAGCCAAAGGGGTGTTGGAGCAGCTCATTCAGTTGTATCCGCAATACGCCCCGGCGCACTACAATTTAGGCGAAACGCTCGAAGCGCAGGGAAATCTGGATGCGGCCAAGGCCTCGTACCGCCGCTATCTGGAGTTGTCCGGCGGAGAGTTGCCGCCGTCGCCGGAAATCCGTATCAAGTTTCGTCGCCTCGGGTTGATTTAA
- a CDS encoding zinc-ribbon domain containing protein, which produces MPTSEIVCAACGTSFPFTEEEQEFYQSKGFQPPRKCKPCRDAAKASRGGGGGYGGGGGRGGYGGGGGGGYGRPQRQMYDAVCSACGVNTQVPFQPNGSKPVYCRECYQSSSSY; this is translated from the coding sequence ATGCCTACATCCGAAATCGTATGCGCCGCCTGTGGAACTAGCTTCCCCTTCACGGAAGAAGAGCAGGAATTTTATCAAAGCAAGGGCTTTCAACCGCCCCGCAAGTGCAAGCCTTGCCGTGACGCCGCAAAAGCCAGCCGAGGCGGCGGCGGTGGTTATGGCGGCGGCGGCGGACGCGGCGGTTATGGTGGCGGCGGCGGCGGTGGCTATGGTCGCCCGCAACGCCAGATGTACGACGCCGTGTGTTCCGCTTGCGGCGTGAACACGCAGGTGCCCTTCCAGCCGAACGGTTCCAAGCCCGTCTATTGCCGCGAGTGCTACCAAAGCTCGTCCTCTTATTAG
- a CDS encoding YggT family protein, with translation MSFPAIGAILLTLLDLLTWLIIGRCLLSFFPALNWGAQPWRTLYALTEPVMEPFRRLIPSMGGIDISPMILFMVLQILRAVLSTAF, from the coding sequence ATGAGTTTTCCCGCAATCGGCGCCATCTTGCTTACGCTGCTGGATCTGCTGACCTGGCTGATTATCGGGCGGTGCCTGCTGTCATTTTTTCCGGCGCTCAACTGGGGCGCGCAGCCATGGAGAACCCTCTACGCCTTAACGGAACCGGTGATGGAGCCTTTTCGGCGCTTGATCCCGTCGATGGGCGGCATTGATATTTCTCCCATGATCCTGTTTATGGTCTTGCAGATTTTGCGCGCTGTTCTATCGACTGCGTTTTAG
- a CDS encoding S-methyl-5'-thioadenosine phosphorylase, translating to MERQAEIGVFGGSGFYNFLTDTRSVQVETPYGAPSGAITIGEVAGKRVAFLPRHGADHSLPPHKINYRANVWAFKALGVTRVISPCAAGSLQAHIKPGEFVICDQFVDRTNGRADTFFDGPITTHVSAADPFDESLRRLASQAARESGIPCHDRGTVVVIQGPRFSTRAESKWYRDQGWEVINMTQYPEVHLVRELEMASINISLITDYDTGVEGVPPVSHEEVIQVFTENNHKLRQLLFRLIELMPSDTVASGSTGVLAHARMG from the coding sequence GTGGAACGTCAGGCCGAGATCGGCGTGTTTGGCGGATCCGGGTTTTATAACTTTCTCACCGACACGCGGTCGGTTCAGGTGGAAACCCCTTACGGCGCGCCCAGCGGCGCCATTACCATCGGCGAGGTTGCCGGCAAGCGCGTGGCGTTTTTACCCCGTCATGGCGCGGACCACAGCCTGCCGCCGCATAAAATCAACTATCGCGCCAACGTCTGGGCGTTTAAAGCGCTGGGCGTCACCCGCGTGATTAGCCCTTGCGCTGCGGGTAGTTTGCAAGCCCACATCAAGCCGGGCGAATTTGTGATCTGCGATCAGTTCGTTGATCGGACCAATGGCCGCGCCGATACGTTTTTTGATGGCCCTATCACCACGCATGTGAGCGCCGCCGATCCGTTTGACGAGTCGCTTCGCCGTCTGGCCTCGCAAGCCGCGCGCGAAAGCGGCATTCCGTGCCACGATCGCGGGACGGTTGTCGTCATTCAGGGCCCGCGCTTCAGCACCCGCGCCGAATCCAAGTGGTATCGCGATCAGGGGTGGGAAGTCATCAACATGACGCAATACCCTGAAGTCCATCTGGTGCGCGAGCTGGAGATGGCGTCTATCAATATTTCGCTTATCACCGACTACGACACCGGGGTGGAAGGCGTGCCGCCTGTGTCGCATGAAGAGGTGATTCAGGTCTTTACCGAGAATAATCACAAGCTGCGTCAACTGCTGTTTCGCCTGATCGAACTGATGCCGTCGGATACCGTGGCCTCTGGCTCGACGGGCGTTCTGGCGCACGCGCGCATGGGCTGA
- a CDS encoding adenosylhomocysteinase, with translation MTPTATIPHEVKDLGLAPQGKKQIDWADRDMPVLRAIRERFEQERPFQGVRLVSCNHITKETANLARTLKAGGAESMLIASNPLSTQDDVAASLVLDYGIPVYGIKGEDNAMYNKHVHLALDFKPNIIIDDGSDVVATLVKERADLISGVIGSTEETTTGIVRLEAMVKDGKLPWPAVAVNNAQTKHFFDNRYGTGQSTLDGVIRATNLLVAGKNVVVVGYGWCGKGAAMRARGLGANVIVTEVNPIRAIEAVMDGFRVMQMNEAAPLGDVFITVTGNRHVVDREHFLLMRDGAMVCNSGHFDLELNLTSLAEMAVRRDQIRPFMEEFALKDGRRILVLGEGRLINLAAAEGHPASVMDMSFANQALAVEFLVKNRGRLENRVYDVAPEIDQQIAELKLASMGVRIDRLTPEMVEYQNSWMVGT, from the coding sequence ATGACCCCCACTGCGACGATTCCCCATGAAGTCAAAGACTTGGGCCTTGCGCCTCAGGGCAAAAAGCAGATTGACTGGGCGGATCGCGATATGCCCGTGCTGCGCGCCATTCGCGAGCGCTTTGAGCAGGAGCGGCCTTTTCAGGGCGTGCGGCTCGTCTCATGCAACCACATCACCAAAGAAACCGCCAATCTGGCCCGCACGCTCAAGGCGGGCGGCGCAGAGTCCATGTTAATCGCCTCCAACCCTCTCAGCACGCAAGACGACGTCGCCGCGTCGCTGGTGCTGGACTACGGGATTCCGGTTTACGGCATCAAGGGCGAAGACAATGCGATGTACAACAAGCACGTGCATCTGGCGCTGGACTTTAAGCCCAACATCATTATTGACGACGGCTCGGACGTGGTTGCTACGCTGGTGAAAGAGCGCGCCGATTTGATTTCGGGCGTCATCGGCAGTACGGAAGAAACCACCACCGGCATCGTGCGCCTCGAAGCGATGGTCAAAGACGGCAAACTGCCCTGGCCTGCGGTCGCCGTCAACAATGCCCAGACCAAGCATTTCTTCGATAATCGCTACGGCACGGGCCAAAGCACGCTGGATGGCGTCATTCGCGCGACCAATCTGCTGGTGGCGGGCAAGAATGTCGTCGTGGTGGGCTATGGCTGGTGCGGCAAAGGCGCGGCGATGCGCGCGCGCGGCCTTGGCGCCAACGTCATCGTGACGGAAGTCAACCCCATTCGCGCGATCGAGGCCGTCATGGACGGTTTCCGCGTGATGCAGATGAACGAAGCCGCCCCGCTGGGCGATGTCTTTATTACCGTCACCGGCAATCGGCATGTTGTCGACCGCGAACACTTCCTGCTGATGCGCGACGGGGCCATGGTGTGCAACTCGGGCCATTTCGATCTCGAACTCAACCTGACCTCGCTGGCGGAAATGGCGGTGCGCCGCGATCAGATCCGCCCCTTTATGGAAGAATTCGCGCTCAAGGACGGTCGCCGCATTCTGGTGCTGGGCGAAGGCCGGCTCATTAACCTCGCCGCCGCTGAAGGTCACCCGGCCAGCGTTATGGACATGAGTTTCGCCAATCAGGCTTTGGCGGTCGAGTTTCTGGTGAAGAATCGCGGACGGCTGGAAAACCGCGTCTACGACGTCGCCCCGGAAATCGATCAGCAAATCGCCGAGCTTAAGCTTGCGTCCATGGGCGTGCGCATCGATCGCCTCACCCCCGAGATGGTCGAATACCAGAACAGCTGGATGGTCGGCACCTAA
- a CDS encoding Crp/Fnr family transcriptional regulator — MSIESIESIETIDAIRSIAFFAGLSQEDVSLIAGFTQPKRYSANELIFGEGDAATAFYWVRSGRVQVYKIGPDGKEMILHLFAAGDTFAEFPIFGGEATYPANALCLEDTTVLRIDGPAFRALAETRPAMLLKMLSQFSLRLREFNQRIEDLSLRNVDARLAKYLLSVSENTPARAAITVQKKTLAAILATIPETLSRSFRKLSQKGMIEMQGHEVIILNRDGLLRLAEGP; from the coding sequence GTGTCTATTGAGTCCATCGAGTCTATCGAAACCATTGACGCTATCCGCAGTATTGCCTTTTTTGCCGGCCTGTCACAAGAAGACGTCTCGTTGATTGCCGGCTTTACGCAGCCCAAACGCTATAGCGCAAATGAGCTTATTTTTGGGGAAGGCGACGCCGCGACGGCGTTTTACTGGGTTCGATCGGGTCGCGTACAAGTCTACAAAATCGGCCCCGACGGCAAAGAAATGATTTTGCATCTGTTTGCCGCGGGCGATACGTTCGCCGAGTTTCCTATTTTTGGCGGAGAGGCGACATATCCGGCCAACGCGCTGTGTCTGGAGGACACGACGGTCCTGCGCATCGACGGCCCCGCATTCCGCGCGCTGGCCGAAACGCGTCCGGCAATGCTGCTCAAGATGCTCTCGCAGTTTTCGCTTCGCCTGCGCGAGTTTAACCAGCGCATTGAGGATCTATCGTTACGCAACGTCGATGCGCGTCTGGCCAAGTATCTGCTATCGGTCAGCGAAAACACGCCCGCCCGCGCAGCGATTACGGTTCAGAAAAAAACGCTGGCGGCCATTCTGGCGACCATCCCGGAGACGCTTTCGCGCTCGTTTCGCAAGCTGTCGCAAAAAGGCATGATCGAGATGCAAGGCCATGAAGTCATTATCCTCAATCGCGACGGCCTCCTCCGCCTGGCCGAAGGCCCCTAG